A genomic stretch from Caulobacter sp. FWC2 includes:
- a CDS encoding class I SAM-dependent DNA methyltransferase translates to MNQQSLSAFIWSVADLLRGSFKQADYGKVILPFTVLRRLDCVLEPTKAATLAEHDKRVAQGVDPDPFLRRTSGAGFYNTHRLDLKRLLGDPDNIESNLNAYLRAFSPAVRDIFERFKFFAQIDALVEAKLLYLVTEKFAAIDLHPEVVDNHQMGLVFEELIRKFAELSNETAGEHFTPREVIRLMVELIFVEDDIALSEPGAVRAIYDPTAGTGGMLSVAEERLAQHNPGAKLSMYGQELNPESYAICKADMLIKGQPVDNIAFGNTLSDDGHHAQKFDYMLSNPPFGVEWKKVEKIVRAEHEQQGFAGRFGPGLPRVSDGSLLFLLHLLSKMRPAVDGGSRFGIVLNGSPLFTGGAGSGESEIRRYLLENDLVEAIIALPTDMFYNTGIATYVWIVSNKKPAARKGKLQLIDASGFWKKMRKSLGSKRKEMGEDDIALVTRLFGDFVDAQIATLVDAAGKEAGKVVVRSGETPPAAPEGGKVKLAPLSRIFANAAFGYRTITVERPLLDEAGAPVVGQKGKAKGKPLADSARRDTENVPLSEDVETYFSREVLPHAPDAWIDADKTKTGYEIPFNRHFYVFEPPRDLAEIDAELLLVTDRIKAMIEGLAA, encoded by the coding sequence ATGAACCAACAGTCCTTGTCGGCCTTCATCTGGTCGGTGGCCGACCTCCTGCGCGGCAGCTTCAAGCAGGCGGACTACGGCAAGGTCATCCTACCGTTCACGGTGCTGCGCCGTCTGGACTGCGTACTCGAACCGACCAAGGCCGCGACACTGGCAGAACACGACAAGCGCGTCGCCCAAGGCGTCGATCCAGACCCGTTCCTGCGCCGGACTTCAGGCGCCGGTTTCTACAACACGCACAGGTTAGACCTGAAGCGCCTGCTGGGTGACCCGGACAACATCGAGTCCAACCTGAATGCCTATCTGCGAGCCTTCTCACCAGCGGTCAGAGACATCTTCGAGCGCTTCAAGTTCTTCGCTCAGATCGACGCGCTGGTCGAAGCGAAGCTTCTCTACCTAGTGACCGAGAAGTTCGCGGCGATCGACCTCCACCCCGAGGTCGTCGACAACCACCAGATGGGCCTCGTTTTCGAGGAGCTGATACGCAAGTTCGCCGAACTATCGAACGAAACAGCCGGGGAGCACTTCACCCCGCGCGAGGTCATCCGCTTGATGGTCGAGCTGATCTTCGTTGAGGACGACATCGCTCTCAGCGAACCGGGCGCGGTGCGCGCCATCTATGACCCGACGGCTGGCACGGGCGGCATGCTGTCCGTCGCCGAGGAACGCCTGGCGCAGCACAATCCCGGCGCCAAGCTCTCGATGTATGGCCAGGAGCTGAACCCGGAGTCCTACGCCATCTGTAAGGCCGACATGCTGATCAAGGGCCAGCCCGTCGACAACATCGCGTTCGGCAACACCCTGTCAGACGACGGACACCACGCCCAGAAGTTCGACTACATGCTGTCCAACCCGCCGTTCGGCGTGGAGTGGAAGAAGGTCGAGAAGATCGTACGCGCCGAGCACGAGCAGCAGGGCTTCGCCGGCCGTTTCGGTCCCGGCCTGCCGCGCGTTTCGGACGGGTCCCTGCTCTTCCTGCTGCACCTGCTGTCCAAGATGCGGCCGGCGGTCGATGGCGGCAGCCGGTTCGGCATCGTCCTGAACGGCTCGCCCCTGTTCACCGGCGGAGCCGGCAGCGGCGAAAGCGAGATCCGCCGCTACTTGCTGGAGAACGACCTGGTCGAGGCCATCATCGCCCTGCCGACCGACATGTTCTACAACACCGGCATCGCCACCTATGTCTGGATCGTCTCCAACAAGAAGCCGGCCGCCCGCAAGGGCAAGCTGCAGCTGATCGACGCCAGCGGCTTCTGGAAGAAGATGCGCAAGTCCCTGGGCTCCAAGCGCAAGGAGATGGGCGAGGACGACATCGCCCTGGTCACCCGGCTGTTCGGCGACTTCGTGGATGCCCAGATCGCCACCCTGGTCGACGCCGCCGGCAAGGAGGCCGGCAAGGTCGTGGTCCGCTCCGGCGAAACCCCGCCCGCCGCGCCCGAGGGCGGCAAGGTCAAGCTGGCGCCGCTGTCGCGGATCTTCGCCAACGCAGCCTTCGGCTATCGCACCATCACGGTCGAGCGGCCGCTGCTGGACGAGGCCGGAGCGCCCGTGGTCGGCCAGAAGGGCAAGGCCAAGGGCAAGCCGTTGGCCGACAGCGCCCGCCGCGACACCGAGAACGTGCCGTTGTCCGAGGACGTCGAGACCTATTTCTCCCGCGAGGTCCTACCCCACGCCCCCGACGCCTGGATCGACGCCGACAAGACCAAGACCGGCTACGAGATCCCCTTCAACCGCCACTTCTATGTGTTCGAACCGCCGCGCGACCTGGCCGAGATCGACGCTGAGCTGTTGCTGGTCACCGACCGGATCAAGGCGATGATCGAAGGGCTGGCGGCGTGA
- a CDS encoding type II toxin-antitoxin system HipA family toxin: protein MLLGLQFSDADGPTHVGRVAMSGGLAQLEWSSDVVRAQLPVDPILYPPEPGLVAARGRKFEGLHGFLADSLPEGWGRLLMRRRLAGLDYDIEDLTPLERLSLVGSQGRGALVFQPETTPANEFDALDLDELAAASAEILNGEEAALESTLADLAGASGGARPKIHVGFDGAGRISVSHGEPASGHEAWIVKFRATNDPVDIGPIEAAYAAMAVAAGLEVSEYRLLSAQQGPGYFSTRRFDRPRPGARLHMVSLAGAIEAEPSAPTVSYDTFLRATQAITRHAEDVKAAYRRAVFNVLASNRDDHARQHSYLMDAQGVWRLAPAYDLTFSRGPGGEHYLAVEGEGRTPTHAHFASLGARHGLSAAIIDQIVSQAREAVAGWDRFATEAGVGGASRRSISSVLADVDRSFRS, encoded by the coding sequence TTGCTGCTGGGGCTGCAGTTCTCGGACGCCGACGGCCCCACGCATGTTGGTCGAGTGGCTATGTCTGGCGGCCTCGCGCAGCTTGAATGGTCCAGCGATGTGGTTCGGGCGCAACTCCCTGTCGATCCCATCCTCTATCCGCCCGAGCCCGGCCTTGTTGCCGCGCGGGGGCGCAAGTTTGAGGGGCTCCACGGCTTTCTAGCGGATAGCTTACCAGAGGGCTGGGGGCGGCTGCTGATGCGCCGGCGACTCGCGGGGCTGGATTACGACATCGAGGATCTGACCCCGCTAGAGCGTCTGTCGCTCGTGGGGTCTCAAGGTCGCGGTGCGCTAGTGTTCCAACCGGAGACCACGCCCGCGAATGAGTTCGATGCCCTCGACTTGGACGAGCTTGCCGCAGCTTCGGCCGAGATCCTCAACGGTGAGGAGGCCGCACTTGAGTCCACACTAGCCGACCTAGCTGGAGCGTCGGGTGGAGCGCGACCGAAAATCCATGTCGGCTTCGATGGAGCGGGGCGCATCTCTGTAAGCCATGGCGAACCCGCCAGTGGGCACGAGGCTTGGATCGTAAAGTTTCGTGCGACGAATGACCCAGTAGATATTGGCCCCATCGAGGCTGCCTACGCCGCCATGGCGGTAGCGGCCGGACTGGAAGTCAGCGAATACCGACTGCTTTCGGCCCAGCAAGGCCCGGGCTACTTTTCTACACGCCGCTTCGACCGCCCAAGGCCTGGCGCGCGGCTGCACATGGTGTCCTTGGCTGGAGCGATCGAGGCCGAACCCTCGGCGCCGACAGTCAGCTACGACACATTCCTCCGGGCCACCCAGGCGATCACGCGGCATGCGGAAGATGTGAAGGCGGCGTACCGGCGAGCCGTCTTTAACGTGCTGGCCTCCAACCGGGACGATCATGCGCGTCAGCATAGTTATCTCATGGATGCGCAAGGTGTCTGGCGTTTGGCTCCCGCCTACGACCTGACCTTTTCTCGCGGCCCGGGAGGGGAGCACTACTTGGCTGTCGAGGGCGAGGGGCGAACGCCGACCCATGCGCATTTTGCGTCGCTCGGTGCGCGCCATGGTTTGAGCGCGGCTATCATCGACCAGATCGTTTCGCAGGCTCGGGAGGCTGTCGCCGGCTGGGATCGCTTCGCCACAGAAGCCGGCGTGGGGGGAGCTTCCCGTAGATCGATATCGTCGGTCCTGGCAGACGTAGATCGCTCGTTCCGATCCTAA
- a CDS encoding tetratricopeptide repeat protein — MRTDYLGNPVSPTPDAALAAVDGFVDGFLSYETRAAEVIGAAEAYPDCALLNAYAATLWLLLEAPEAAERAAPYLARARAAAGQAHPREQAFVEFVTAWSADDIPGALGVADAILAAWPRDLLVLKLRQYHDFNRGDFPAMLRAASAVLPAAEDVAQLHGMLAFAYEQCHLLDEAEAAARRALTLKRKEPWAQHALAHVMLTQGRIAEGVAFLEVVRDTWTGLNSFMDTHLWWHLALFYLSQGRFDAAMAAYDDHCWAQAKDYSQDQVGAVSLLARLELAGVDVGERWSDLADHLFVRAQDVVQPFLTLQYLYGLARAGRPEAGALLAAVRRAALEAPDFVRETWREVALPAAEGLVAYARGDYPAALRGLRAALPRLAEIGGSHAQRDLFEQLILDALIRADRLSEAQQTLELRRGFDPDGVPLNRALARVYDRLCLPAEAAKARARIA, encoded by the coding sequence ATGCGTACCGACTATCTCGGCAACCCGGTCAGCCCGACACCAGACGCCGCCCTGGCGGCGGTGGACGGCTTCGTCGACGGCTTCCTCAGCTATGAGACCCGGGCGGCCGAAGTGATCGGGGCCGCCGAGGCCTATCCGGACTGCGCCCTGCTGAACGCCTATGCCGCGACGCTGTGGCTGCTGCTGGAGGCGCCGGAGGCCGCCGAACGCGCCGCGCCGTATCTCGCTCGAGCTCGGGCGGCGGCTGGTCAGGCCCACCCGCGTGAACAGGCCTTCGTCGAGTTCGTCACGGCCTGGTCGGCGGACGACATTCCCGGCGCCTTAGGCGTCGCCGACGCGATCCTGGCGGCGTGGCCGCGCGATCTGCTGGTGCTGAAGCTTCGGCAGTATCACGACTTCAACCGCGGCGACTTCCCGGCCATGCTGCGGGCGGCCAGCGCCGTCCTCCCGGCCGCCGAGGACGTGGCCCAGCTGCACGGCATGTTGGCCTTCGCCTACGAGCAGTGCCACCTGCTGGACGAGGCCGAGGCCGCCGCGCGACGCGCGCTGACCCTCAAGCGCAAGGAGCCGTGGGCCCAGCACGCTCTGGCCCATGTGATGCTGACCCAGGGCCGCATTGCCGAGGGCGTCGCGTTCCTGGAAGTCGTCCGCGACACCTGGACGGGCCTGAACTCGTTCATGGACACGCATCTGTGGTGGCATCTGGCGCTGTTCTATCTCAGCCAGGGCCGGTTCGACGCCGCCATGGCCGCCTATGACGACCACTGCTGGGCGCAGGCCAAGGACTACTCCCAGGATCAGGTCGGGGCCGTGTCGCTGCTGGCCCGGCTGGAGCTGGCTGGCGTGGATGTGGGCGAGCGCTGGAGCGATCTCGCCGATCACCTGTTCGTCCGCGCCCAAGATGTGGTCCAGCCGTTCCTGACCCTGCAATATCTCTACGGCCTGGCCCGGGCGGGCCGGCCCGAGGCAGGCGCCTTGCTGGCCGCCGTGCGTCGCGCGGCGCTGGAGGCGCCCGACTTCGTCCGCGAGACCTGGCGCGAGGTCGCCCTGCCGGCGGCGGAGGGTCTGGTCGCCTACGCGCGGGGCGACTATCCGGCGGCCTTGCGTGGCCTGCGCGCCGCCCTGCCGCGCCTGGCCGAGATCGGCGGCAGCCACGCCCAGCGGGATCTCTTCGAGCAACTGATCCTGGACGCCCTGATCCGCGCCGACCGGCTGTCGGAAGCCCAGCAGACGCTGGAGCTGCGGCGCGGCTTCGATCCCGACGGCGTCCCGCTCAATCGCGCCCTGGCGAGAGTCTACGACCGCCTGTGCCTGCCCGCCGAGGCCGCCAAGGCCCGGGCGCGCATCGCGTGA
- a CDS encoding HNH endonuclease, which translates to MQFWWVNHNQTARQEVEGQYLWSPKTESNGARSEFYKNMRRASPGDLVLSYSGQAVRYVGRVTDFAFTAPKPAEFGTTGSNWSDEGWLLPVFWVQLARPVSPKAMIDVIRPLLPRRYSPLNPGNGAGNQKAYLAEIAQDLFDTITAVTTFDAVTLHRAGANSLSFEVVNDLLEDTVEQRIASDLTLDDTVRRSVIQARRGQGKFRANVEAMERCCRLTGVSNPALLIASHIKPWRLCASAQERLDGANGLLLTPDADLLFDRGFISFHDDGEVLVSPRVDREDLRRLGLDHLNWGQPGFGDVGASWNANAFASAQTRYMADHRANVFVA; encoded by the coding sequence ATGCAATTCTGGTGGGTGAACCACAATCAGACGGCGCGACAGGAAGTCGAGGGCCAGTATCTCTGGTCGCCAAAGACCGAGAGCAACGGCGCGCGCAGCGAATTCTATAAAAACATGCGGCGCGCCTCTCCAGGCGATCTGGTTCTCTCCTACTCCGGCCAAGCCGTTCGGTATGTTGGGCGCGTTACAGATTTTGCGTTCACCGCGCCCAAGCCTGCTGAGTTCGGCACGACCGGGTCAAACTGGAGTGACGAGGGTTGGCTCCTTCCAGTGTTCTGGGTCCAGCTCGCGCGTCCGGTGAGCCCCAAGGCGATGATCGATGTCATCCGCCCGTTATTGCCCCGCCGCTATTCCCCTCTGAATCCTGGCAATGGAGCAGGAAACCAGAAGGCGTACCTCGCCGAAATCGCGCAGGATCTCTTTGACACCATCACAGCGGTCACAACGTTCGATGCCGTCACCCTGCACCGCGCGGGCGCTAATAGCCTTAGTTTTGAGGTTGTGAACGACCTGCTTGAGGACACCGTTGAGCAGCGGATCGCTAGCGATCTGACATTGGATGACACTGTGAGGCGGAGCGTGATCCAAGCCCGCCGCGGCCAAGGCAAGTTCCGAGCAAATGTCGAGGCGATGGAGCGGTGCTGCAGACTCACTGGAGTCAGCAATCCAGCCCTTCTGATCGCCAGCCACATCAAGCCATGGCGCCTTTGCGCATCGGCCCAGGAGCGCCTCGATGGCGCGAACGGTTTGCTTCTTACCCCGGACGCCGATCTGCTCTTCGACCGCGGCTTCATCAGCTTCCACGACGACGGCGAAGTTCTGGTTTCGCCGCGGGTCGATCGCGAAGACCTGCGCCGTCTAGGCCTCGACCATTTGAACTGGGGGCAGCCAGGCTTTGGGGACGTCGGGGCAAGCTGGAACGCCAATGCCTTTGCGTCAGCTCAGACGCGCTACATGGCCGATCATCGCGCCAACGTCTTCGTGGCTTGA
- a CDS encoding HNH endonuclease — MTRQADKRYLRLRLAEAQNWRCAYCARVMAMDGPGLDTATVDHLILRSRGGRRNWWNTVAACRACNEARGAEPCFAGFYLVVQVAQSSLRFSVPSTQRSPLNAEISGLALAKANFRDSLRDDAILVGEPQSDGATGSRGPVSLVAKDREQRRAQRIL, encoded by the coding sequence ATGACCCGCCAAGCTGACAAGCGCTACCTACGACTGCGCCTTGCCGAGGCTCAAAACTGGCGCTGCGCCTATTGCGCGCGGGTCATGGCTATGGACGGACCAGGATTAGACACTGCGACCGTAGACCACTTAATTCTGCGCAGCCGAGGCGGCCGGCGGAATTGGTGGAACACGGTCGCGGCATGCCGAGCCTGCAACGAAGCGCGCGGCGCGGAGCCGTGCTTTGCCGGCTTTTATCTCGTGGTGCAGGTCGCGCAGTCCAGCTTGAGATTTTCCGTGCCCAGCACTCAACGCTCGCCGCTGAACGCGGAAATCTCGGGCCTGGCTCTAGCTAAGGCCAATTTTCGCGATAGCCTGCGCGACGATGCAATTCTGGTGGGTGAACCACAATCAGACGGCGCGACAGGAAGTCGAGGGCCAGTATCTCTGGTCGCCAAAGACCGAGAGCAACGGCGCGCGCAGCGAATTCTATAA
- a CDS encoding alpha/beta fold hydrolase translates to MLKTLLLILGGLLAVIVLAGFVGWLLLRGPDIPYEKLEAEYASKASHYADLPGGVRLHYKDEGKADGKLLVLVHGFGDSHFSWEGWVARLSDRYRIITVDLPGHGLTRAPVGYVASADGFADLIEALAAKENLPKFAIAGNSMGGGVAWQVAVRHPERLNGLVLVDAAGWPAQTLKKPPLAFKLLKYSWGRAFLRSIDNKPLIRSGLRGEVGDPAVITDAFIDRWAELQRAPGHRAILMSIQPGKHSQATREVLSTIKVPTLVLWGEIDPLIEVASAHKFAEAIPGAKLIVYPKVGHLPQVEIPQRSADDTAAFLAEAGVR, encoded by the coding sequence ATGTTGAAGACCCTGTTGCTGATCCTGGGCGGCCTCCTGGCCGTGATCGTGCTGGCCGGCTTTGTCGGCTGGCTGCTGCTGCGCGGCCCCGACATCCCCTATGAGAAACTCGAGGCCGAGTACGCCAGCAAGGCTTCGCACTATGCCGACCTGCCCGGCGGCGTTCGCCTGCACTACAAGGACGAGGGCAAGGCCGACGGGAAGCTGCTGGTGCTGGTCCACGGCTTTGGCGACTCCCACTTCTCGTGGGAGGGCTGGGTCGCGCGGCTCTCCGATCGCTATCGGATCATCACCGTCGACCTGCCGGGCCACGGCCTGACCCGGGCGCCCGTGGGCTACGTCGCGTCGGCCGACGGCTTCGCCGACCTGATCGAGGCCCTGGCCGCGAAGGAGAACCTTCCCAAGTTCGCCATCGCCGGAAACTCGATGGGCGGCGGCGTGGCCTGGCAGGTTGCCGTGCGCCATCCGGAACGCCTGAACGGCCTCGTCCTGGTCGACGCCGCCGGCTGGCCGGCGCAGACCCTGAAGAAGCCGCCCTTGGCCTTCAAGTTGCTGAAGTATTCGTGGGGCCGCGCCTTCCTGCGCTCGATCGACAACAAACCGCTGATCCGCTCGGGCCTGCGCGGCGAGGTCGGCGATCCGGCCGTGATCACCGACGCGTTCATCGATCGCTGGGCCGAGCTGCAGCGCGCCCCGGGTCACCGCGCCATCCTCATGTCGATCCAGCCCGGCAAGCACAGCCAGGCGACCCGCGAGGTTCTCTCCACGATCAAGGTCCCGACCCTGGTGCTGTGGGGCGAGATCGATCCGTTGATCGAGGTGGCCAGCGCCCACAAGTTCGCCGAGGCCATCCCGGGCGCCAAGCTGATCGTCTATCCGAAGGTCGGGCACCTGCCGCAGGTCGAGATCCCGCAGCGTTCGGCTGACGATACGGCCGCCTTCCTCGCCGAGGCTGGCGTCCGCTAG
- a CDS encoding TonB-dependent receptor — protein sequence MIKRLLIGTAAGALGAAFAGGAWAQSGVQTSGDAAVEQVIVTAQRREQSAQDVGVALSVISGEQLVARGVATVNQLQYATPSLEITPQFGSGQPSFRLRGVGFDDYASNNSSTVGVSVDEVAYPIQAQTQGLLFDIARVEVLRGPQGTLYGRNTTGGAINFITNRPTSALAAGVTAEYDNNDAFKAEGYVSGPLSDTLSGRVAFVTDQGGGWQKNRATGQKLGDKDTSSVRGQLAWTPNDRADFLLSIHAGYDKSEPTGLYLFNPLGYNASLATIPADGSRKNTGWGGSAAFATLTGIAANAKPFHDTKSSGASLRAHGETDGVDLVSITSYEKLHRKEYNDWDASPYAYAGTYFDTDAKVFSQELRASSKTEGPLQWLVGGYYSRETINEAFYSDFYQSLLFDTRTTYSQKVRSASLFGQVEYALSDRLKLVAGLRGEDEKRQQFDFVTAGVFAPGAPPTNFSPTDDKSLKNKSVTGKLALEYRPVDGVLLYASVSKGTKSGGFTSYNRGDAAAVDGFKPETLWAYETGFKSSFAANTVQLNGSIFYYDYKNQQIQSAIYDINNGPIGAIVNAQKSHLYGGELELTWRPVPALRIGQSLGYKAGKFDKYLNDLDIPASVAAKRAVFIDRTGAKVGFPPLSYGGDIAYTWAVGDFEVEAQGNYAFHDKTKPLLLGARYDVDSYWLANASVTVSPAKGPWALTAFARNVFNTRYDLTRNFFLPLIDIAAPGQPATYGLRAQYRF from the coding sequence TTGATCAAGCGTCTTCTTATCGGAACCGCCGCGGGCGCCTTAGGCGCGGCTTTCGCGGGCGGGGCGTGGGCCCAGTCCGGCGTTCAGACGTCCGGCGACGCCGCAGTTGAGCAGGTGATCGTCACCGCTCAGCGTCGCGAGCAATCGGCCCAGGACGTCGGCGTGGCCCTGTCGGTGATCTCGGGCGAGCAGCTGGTCGCGCGCGGCGTCGCCACGGTTAACCAGTTGCAGTACGCTACGCCGAGCCTGGAGATCACGCCCCAGTTCGGAAGCGGTCAGCCCAGCTTCCGCCTGCGCGGCGTGGGCTTCGACGATTACGCCTCGAACAACTCCTCGACCGTCGGCGTCAGCGTCGACGAGGTGGCCTATCCGATCCAGGCCCAGACCCAAGGGTTGCTGTTCGATATCGCCCGCGTGGAAGTGCTGCGCGGCCCGCAGGGCACGCTGTACGGCCGCAACACCACCGGCGGCGCGATCAACTTCATCACCAACCGACCGACCAGCGCGTTGGCTGCCGGCGTGACCGCCGAATACGACAACAACGATGCGTTCAAGGCCGAGGGCTATGTGTCCGGTCCGCTCAGCGACACGCTCAGCGGTCGCGTGGCTTTCGTCACCGACCAGGGCGGCGGCTGGCAGAAGAACCGCGCCACGGGCCAGAAGCTGGGCGACAAGGACACCAGCTCGGTGCGCGGCCAACTGGCCTGGACGCCCAACGACAGGGCAGACTTCCTGCTCAGCATCCACGCCGGCTATGACAAGTCCGAGCCGACCGGACTCTATCTGTTCAATCCGCTGGGCTATAACGCCAGCCTGGCGACCATTCCGGCCGACGGCAGCCGCAAGAACACCGGCTGGGGCGGCTCGGCCGCCTTCGCGACGCTGACCGGCATCGCCGCCAACGCCAAGCCGTTCCACGACACCAAGAGCAGCGGAGCCTCGCTGCGGGCGCACGGCGAGACCGACGGCGTCGACCTGGTGTCGATCACGTCTTACGAAAAGCTGCACCGCAAGGAATACAACGACTGGGACGCCTCGCCCTACGCCTATGCCGGCACCTATTTCGACACCGACGCCAAGGTCTTCTCGCAGGAGCTGCGCGCCTCGTCGAAGACCGAGGGCCCGCTGCAATGGCTGGTCGGCGGCTACTATTCGCGCGAGACCATCAATGAGGCCTTCTATTCCGACTTCTACCAGTCGCTGCTGTTCGACACCCGCACGACCTACAGCCAGAAGGTCCGCTCGGCCTCGCTGTTTGGCCAGGTGGAATACGCGCTTAGCGATAGGCTGAAACTGGTGGCTGGCCTGCGCGGAGAAGACGAGAAGCGCCAGCAGTTCGACTTCGTCACGGCCGGCGTCTTCGCCCCCGGCGCGCCGCCGACCAACTTCAGCCCGACCGACGACAAGTCGCTGAAGAACAAGTCAGTGACCGGCAAGCTGGCTCTCGAGTACAGGCCGGTCGACGGCGTGCTGCTGTATGCCAGCGTCAGCAAGGGCACGAAGTCGGGCGGCTTCACGTCGTACAATCGTGGGGACGCCGCAGCCGTCGACGGCTTCAAGCCCGAGACCCTGTGGGCCTACGAGACCGGCTTCAAGTCCAGCTTCGCGGCCAACACGGTCCAGCTGAACGGCTCGATCTTCTACTACGACTACAAGAACCAGCAGATCCAGTCGGCGATCTACGACATCAACAACGGCCCGATCGGCGCCATCGTCAACGCTCAGAAGTCGCACCTGTACGGCGGCGAGCTGGAGCTGACCTGGCGTCCCGTTCCGGCCCTGCGGATCGGCCAGTCGCTGGGCTACAAGGCCGGCAAGTTCGACAAGTACCTGAACGACTTGGACATCCCCGCCAGCGTCGCGGCCAAGCGCGCTGTCTTTATTGACCGCACCGGCGCCAAGGTCGGCTTCCCGCCGCTCAGCTACGGCGGCGACATCGCCTACACCTGGGCGGTCGGCGACTTCGAGGTCGAGGCGCAAGGCAACTATGCCTTCCACGACAAGACCAAGCCGTTGCTGCTAGGCGCGCGCTACGACGTCGACAGCTACTGGCTGGCCAACGCCAGCGTGACGGTGTCGCCGGCCAAGGGGCCTTGGGCGCTGACCGCATTCGCGCGCAACGTCTTCAACACCAGGTACGACCTGACGCGGAACTTCTTCCTGCCGCTGATCGACATCGCCGCGCCCGGCCAGCCGGCGACCTATGGCCTTCGCGCCCAGTATCGCTTCTAG